One genomic window of Diospyros lotus cultivar Yz01 chromosome 8, ASM1463336v1, whole genome shotgun sequence includes the following:
- the LOC127808206 gene encoding uncharacterized protein LOC127808206 produces the protein MSSSTAALKLNGDDQISASDNTCLPLPVRRPLSCRSSSGSSISTPPSVSSSPIPSFSSISFSSLGSSSSSFHDDLQSPLFSPPTPTTSSSPHRFSAGGGIPFSWEQLPGIPKKQLSKNNKEPSLTNLLPLPPAPARTSSTRQRTSSSSKTKIFNQISPIGNKYSSSSSSSTQSIINVRRDPFFAALVECSKDDDDHHHGQETITAALWKPSKISTTLSDRFGFVTMYTSCKRSCSVSNSVIYIPRPRPR, from the coding sequence ATGTCTTCCAGTACTGCAGCGTTGAAGTTGAATGGGGACGACCAAATTTCTGCGAGTGATAATACATGTCTTCCACTTCCAGTCCGCCGGCCGTTGTCTTGCCGGAGTAGTAGTGGTAGTAGTATTAGTACTCCTCCGTCGGTCTCTTCCTCCCCAATCCCATCATTCTCCTCCATCTCATTCTCGTCTCTCGGATCATCTTCGTCATCTTTTCACGATGATCTGCAGTCTCCCTTGTTCAGTCCTCCTACTCCTACAACGTCGTCATCTCCCCACAGATTCTCTGCAGGAGGAGGAATCCCGTTTTCTTGGGAACAATTACCTGGAATTCCCAAGAAACAACTTTCCAAGAATAACAAGGAGCCTTCGCTTACGAATCTCCTCCCTCTTCCCCCTGCGCCTGCGAGGACGTCGTCTACTCGTCAAAgaacctcctcctcctccaagACCAAGATATTCAACCAAATCTCTCCAATCGGGAACAAgtactcctcctcctcctcctcctccacccAAAGCATTATTAATGTTCGCAGAGATCCATTTTTTGCAGCTTTGGTTGAGTGCTCCAAAGACGACGATGACCACCACCATGGTCAAGAAACAATTACTGCTGCGCTTTGGAAACCATCGAAGATCTCTACAACACTAAGCGATCGCTTTGGATTTGTCACCATGTATACTTCTTGCAAGAGGAGCTGCTCCGTCTCAAACTCCGTTATTTACATTCCACGCCCACGCCCACGctaa